The Thalassotalea sp. HSM 43 genome window below encodes:
- a CDS encoding TonB-dependent receptor: protein MFTFKRNKLTSALLSAGLVSMSSMAIAAEETEALAEEDVEIIEVTGIRGSLQKAQAIKMSTNSIVEVLSAEDIGKLPDTSVAESLARLPGLAGERRNGRTSGLSVRGFNENYVGTSLNGRELLGMGDNRGVEYDLYPSEIVSNVVVYKTPEAGLVAQGIGGTVDLQTVSPLNADSTLVVNANYEENQEDAANPDFDNDGHRFSLNFVEQFADDTIGVALVLATQETPRQEENFRAWGYADTEDGNKVLGGHDSYVRSALLERDSVAAIIEWAPNDRLNVQLDALYIDFEESDARRGIEEGGPVWGGVNYTATEVEDGLVTAGYWDGFHSVIRNDARSQTSELTTFGLNVDYALNDDWSVELDVSTGEVDKTIFDVESYSGVGRAGVDGRPTAARSWEMTSSGVYYTDHPTLSSPDYTDENLVRLAGPQAWGNPAAAPSDSQDGFVNRPEYDEDLDSVRLSLAGVVEWSIISGIEAGVMYSDRSKSKTNEGDYLTAPEYPGDGPIPNVLGVADLGFIGLGGILAYDSLGLYKSGYYTAVEASLVQNDRLGDTYTVDEEITTFYTKLDLDAEFWGIYMSGNFGIQYVDVDQESTGFSTTSDEVGRTVATPVSGGASYSDVLPTLNLSFEIAENQFIRTAMGKVQTRPRMDQMRPNNQASFSFNDNQINNPDPEGGPWSGSKGNPELKPLEANQFDISYENYYAEDGFFATTFFYKDLTNWHRTGSTVTDFSDVYMPDFHQGTEGQAPATLEGLVSETQDGFEGFVRGYEFQASVPLRLAADFLEGFGLVASYTLLDGELDDGGRIPGLSEETYSLTAYYEYEGFEVRVSGTKRDEFLTETRGTSLALVETENLGVEIWDAQIGYDFSKSGIEWLDGLRVTLQGQNLTDEDDITAQAGDSRQINTFQHYGRNFLLGVNYKF from the coding sequence ATGTTTACTTTCAAGAGGAATAAATTGACCTCTGCTTTGCTTTCGGCAGGCTTAGTGTCAATGAGTTCAATGGCGATTGCTGCTGAAGAAACAGAAGCATTAGCTGAAGAAGATGTAGAAATCATCGAAGTTACCGGTATTCGCGGTAGTCTTCAAAAAGCTCAAGCTATCAAAATGAGCACCAACTCTATCGTTGAAGTTCTTTCAGCAGAAGATATCGGTAAACTACCAGATACCTCAGTAGCAGAATCTTTAGCACGTCTACCAGGTCTAGCCGGTGAACGTCGTAACGGTCGTACAAGTGGTCTATCTGTTCGTGGTTTCAACGAAAACTACGTAGGTACTTCATTAAACGGTCGTGAACTTCTAGGTATGGGTGACAACCGTGGTGTTGAGTATGACCTTTACCCTTCAGAAATCGTAAGCAACGTTGTTGTATACAAGACTCCAGAAGCTGGTCTTGTTGCTCAAGGTATCGGTGGTACGGTTGACCTACAAACTGTTAGCCCACTAAACGCTGACTCTACTTTGGTTGTTAACGCTAACTACGAAGAAAACCAAGAAGACGCTGCTAACCCAGATTTTGACAACGACGGTCACCGTTTCTCTTTAAACTTCGTAGAGCAATTTGCTGATGACACCATTGGTGTTGCATTAGTTCTTGCCACGCAAGAAACACCACGTCAGGAAGAAAACTTCCGCGCATGGGGTTACGCTGATACTGAAGACGGTAACAAAGTTTTAGGTGGTCACGATTCTTATGTTCGTTCTGCACTACTTGAGCGTGACTCAGTTGCAGCTATCATCGAATGGGCGCCAAACGATCGCTTAAACGTGCAACTTGACGCACTATACATCGACTTTGAAGAAAGTGACGCACGTCGCGGTATCGAAGAAGGTGGTCCGGTATGGGGTGGTGTTAACTACACTGCAACTGAAGTTGAAGACGGTCTAGTAACAGCTGGTTACTGGGATGGTTTCCACTCAGTAATCCGTAACGATGCACGTAGCCAAACGTCTGAACTAACCACATTCGGTTTGAACGTTGATTACGCTCTAAACGATGACTGGTCTGTTGAACTTGACGTTTCAACGGGTGAAGTAGACAAAACTATCTTCGACGTAGAAAGCTACTCGGGTGTTGGTCGTGCCGGTGTTGATGGTCGTCCTACGGCAGCGCGCTCTTGGGAAATGACATCATCTGGTGTGTACTACACAGATCACCCAACATTATCTTCTCCAGATTACACAGACGAAAACTTAGTTCGTCTAGCGGGTCCTCAAGCTTGGGGTAACCCAGCTGCTGCACCGTCTGATTCACAAGATGGTTTCGTTAACCGTCCAGAATACGACGAAGACTTAGACAGCGTTCGTTTATCTCTAGCTGGTGTGGTTGAATGGTCAATCATCTCTGGTATTGAAGCTGGCGTAATGTACTCTGACCGCAGCAAATCAAAAACTAACGAAGGTGACTACCTAACTGCACCTGAGTACCCAGGTGACGGTCCAATCCCTAACGTATTAGGTGTTGCAGATCTTGGTTTCATCGGTCTTGGTGGCATCTTGGCATATGACTCATTGGGTCTATACAAGTCTGGTTACTACACTGCAGTTGAAGCATCATTGGTACAAAACGACCGTTTAGGTGATACCTACACAGTTGACGAAGAAATTACCACGTTCTACACCAAGTTAGACCTTGATGCAGAATTCTGGGGCATCTACATGTCAGGTAACTTCGGTATTCAATATGTTGACGTTGACCAAGAATCAACAGGTTTCTCTACTACAAGTGATGAAGTAGGCCGTACGGTAGCCACGCCAGTTTCTGGTGGTGCAAGCTACTCAGACGTACTTCCAACTCTTAACTTGAGCTTTGAAATTGCTGAGAACCAATTTATCCGTACTGCTATGGGTAAAGTACAAACTCGTCCACGTATGGACCAAATGCGTCCTAACAATCAGGCATCATTCTCGTTCAATGATAACCAAATCAATAACCCTGATCCTGAAGGCGGTCCTTGGAGCGGTAGTAAAGGTAACCCAGAGCTTAAGCCTCTAGAAGCGAACCAGTTCGATATCTCTTATGAGAACTACTACGCTGAAGACGGTTTCTTCGCGACGACGTTCTTCTATAAAGATCTAACTAACTGGCACCGTACTGGTAGCACCGTAACTGATTTCTCTGACGTTTACATGCCAGACTTCCACCAAGGTACCGAAGGTCAAGCACCTGCGACTCTTGAAGGTTTGGTTTCTGAAACTCAAGACGGTTTCGAAGGTTTCGTACGTGGTTACGAATTCCAAGCAAGCGTTCCATTACGTTTAGCTGCTGACTTCCTAGAAGGTTTCGGTCTTGTTGCGTCTTACACCTTACTTGACGGTGAACTAGACGACGGTGGTCGTATCCCAGGTCTTTCTGAAGAGACTTACTCACTAACGGCATACTATGAATACGAAGGTTTTGAAGTTCGTGTTTCTGGTACCAAGCGTGATGAGTTCCTAACAGAAACTCGTGGTACTTCACTAGCCCTAGTTGAAACAGAAAACTTAGGTGTTGAAATTTGGGATGCACAAATCGGTTATGACTTCAGCAAGTCTGGTATCGAATGGCTTGACGGCCTACGTGTTACTCTACAAGGTCAAAACCTTACAGATGAAGACGACATCACAGCGCAAGCTGGTGACTCTCGTCAAATCAACACGTTCCAACACTACGGCCGTAACTTCTTGCTAGGCGTGAACTACAAGTTCTAA
- the pulA gene encoding pullulanase-type alpha-1,6-glucosidase, protein MHNKLSISLLALAAITACSDKPSTNEQQPAVNVASDTIEVTGAQGHFLSNERLFYYGDKVEGVSYELVNSGENAVKYRLNAAILSDSEQKQFPHLVANGQALSFAEQPSLSEQKQLLKAPLFVQVRDTNGNLVSKTRVQTGNAIDALYTNADNDADEVTDLGSMVVNGNTQFKLWAPTARAIDVLLFNKDKTRYSPAQLAMQFDVQTGVWQATAQQDLSEHYYQYQIEVFHPATGNIETIVTTDPYSLSLSANSEHSQVINLDSASSKPEGWDEQDDPSVANFEDNVFYELHIRDFSAVDNTLSSEAVRGKYAAFKEADSDGARHLQQLRQAGLNNIHLLPAFDIGTVNEVTEQRVSLSDTVAKLCEIQENHLLCSDKSVEKSQTIASVLQSYDSQTQHAQAVVSQLRSVDDYNWGYDPFHYTVPEGSYAQNPDGVSRIVEFRDMVQTLHNMGFRVIMDVVYNHTHQAGLEPTAVLDKIVPGYYQRLNPVTGAIEQSTCCDNTATERKMMAKLMTDSLVVWAGDYKIDGFRFDLMAHQPKDVMLASRQAVQAVDADTYFYGEGWNFGEVANNKRFEQASQLNLGGTEIGTFTDRLRDAVRGGGMTSAGDDIRKQQGIGNGLYTLPNELRSEQDSLQQYLLFADQLRVGLAANLASYPLVDRNDKQVTGADVPYGDQPSGYALDPADTINYVSKHDNQTLWDNNQYRIHFATSTEDRVRMQALGLSYAMLAQGIPFIHMGSELLRSKSYLRDSYDYGDWFNAVDFGKQGNNYNVGLPPAEKDQQNWQVIGKIIEQNQGRDIVNAQHISFMSERFIDLLKIRMTSPLLRLSSAEQINAQLRFLNTGSEQTPGLIVMQLTDSDDIDPDYQQMIVIFNSSPTTQTFAYQGAAEFSLHPVLQQSSDALAQQHAAQGDSFRVEKFSAAVFVRK, encoded by the coding sequence ATGCATAACAAATTATCAATAAGTTTATTGGCGTTAGCGGCAATCACAGCCTGTTCTGACAAGCCATCAACCAACGAGCAGCAACCTGCAGTAAATGTTGCCAGCGACACCATTGAAGTAACCGGTGCGCAAGGGCATTTTTTGTCGAATGAACGTTTGTTTTATTACGGCGACAAGGTCGAAGGTGTTAGCTATGAATTGGTTAACAGCGGTGAAAATGCGGTTAAATATAGGCTAAATGCAGCTATCTTGTCAGATAGTGAGCAGAAGCAGTTTCCACACCTAGTGGCCAATGGTCAAGCATTAAGCTTTGCAGAACAACCGAGCTTGAGTGAACAAAAGCAATTGCTTAAAGCGCCGTTATTTGTGCAAGTACGTGATACAAACGGCAATCTAGTTAGTAAAACGCGCGTGCAAACCGGTAATGCAATTGATGCACTTTATACCAATGCTGACAATGACGCTGACGAGGTTACTGATCTTGGCAGTATGGTGGTAAACGGTAATACCCAGTTTAAATTGTGGGCACCGACCGCTCGTGCGATTGATGTCTTACTGTTCAATAAAGACAAAACCCGCTATTCACCGGCGCAGCTTGCCATGCAATTTGATGTGCAAACCGGCGTTTGGCAGGCAACCGCACAGCAAGATTTGAGCGAGCATTATTATCAGTACCAGATTGAGGTGTTTCACCCAGCGACCGGTAATATTGAAACCATCGTCACTACCGACCCGTATTCACTGAGCTTGTCAGCTAACAGTGAACACTCGCAGGTTATCAACTTAGATTCGGCGTCAAGCAAGCCTGAAGGCTGGGATGAGCAAGACGATCCTAGTGTGGCAAATTTTGAAGACAACGTATTTTATGAATTGCATATTCGCGATTTCAGCGCAGTAGATAACACGTTGTCGTCAGAAGCTGTGCGCGGTAAATACGCGGCATTTAAAGAAGCCGACAGTGATGGTGCGCGTCATTTACAACAATTGCGCCAGGCTGGATTGAACAATATTCACCTTTTACCGGCGTTTGATATTGGAACCGTAAACGAAGTCACCGAACAACGGGTAAGTTTGAGCGATACGGTAGCTAAATTATGTGAAATTCAAGAAAATCACCTGCTTTGTAGCGATAAAAGCGTCGAAAAGTCACAAACCATTGCAAGCGTATTGCAAAGCTATGACAGCCAAACGCAACACGCGCAGGCGGTGGTAAGTCAGTTACGCAGCGTTGATGATTACAACTGGGGTTACGATCCCTTTCACTATACCGTGCCAGAAGGCAGCTATGCGCAAAACCCTGATGGTGTAAGTCGCATCGTTGAATTTCGTGACATGGTGCAAACCCTGCACAATATGGGCTTTCGAGTGATCATGGATGTGGTCTATAACCACACTCACCAAGCGGGTCTTGAGCCGACTGCGGTACTCGATAAAATTGTACCGGGCTATTATCAGCGCCTTAATCCAGTAACCGGTGCCATTGAACAATCAACCTGTTGTGATAATACCGCGACCGAGCGCAAGATGATGGCCAAATTGATGACCGATTCATTAGTGGTTTGGGCTGGTGATTATAAGATTGACGGTTTTCGTTTTGATTTAATGGCACACCAACCCAAAGATGTCATGCTGGCCAGTCGTCAAGCGGTACAAGCGGTTGACGCGGATACCTATTTTTACGGTGAAGGCTGGAATTTTGGTGAAGTGGCCAATAATAAGCGCTTTGAACAAGCCAGCCAACTCAATTTAGGCGGCACCGAAATTGGTACTTTTACCGACCGTTTACGTGATGCGGTGCGCGGTGGTGGCATGACCTCTGCTGGCGATGATATTCGCAAACAACAAGGTATTGGTAACGGTCTTTATACCCTGCCAAATGAATTGCGTAGCGAACAAGACTCGTTACAGCAATATTTATTGTTTGCCGATCAATTGCGTGTCGGTTTGGCGGCTAACTTGGCCAGCTATCCTCTTGTTGATCGCAATGACAAGCAAGTCACAGGTGCCGATGTGCCTTATGGTGATCAACCGAGCGGTTATGCGTTGGATCCAGCCGATACCATTAACTATGTATCTAAACACGATAACCAAACATTGTGGGATAACAACCAATATCGTATCCATTTTGCCACCAGTACCGAAGACCGTGTTCGTATGCAGGCGTTAGGTTTGTCGTACGCAATGTTGGCGCAAGGTATACCATTTATCCATATGGGATCAGAGCTATTGCGCTCGAAATCCTACTTACGCGATAGTTATGACTATGGCGACTGGTTCAATGCAGTCGACTTTGGCAAACAAGGTAATAATTACAATGTCGGCTTGCCGCCAGCAGAAAAAGATCAGCAAAATTGGCAAGTGATTGGCAAAATTATTGAGCAAAACCAAGGTCGAGATATCGTCAATGCGCAACACATCAGCTTTATGTCAGAGCGATTTATTGATCTACTGAAGATTCGTATGACATCACCGCTATTGCGCTTAAGCAGTGCCGAGCAAATTAACGCGCAATTGCGCTTTTTAAATACCGGTAGTGAACAAACCCCAGGCCTTATCGTCATGCAGCTTACGGATAGTGATGACATCGACCCAGACTATCAACAGATGATAGTGATTTTTAATTCGTCGCCAACAACACAAACGTTTGCGTATCAAGGTGCTGCGGAGTTTAGCTTGCATCCGGTTTTGCAACAAAGCAGCGACGCATTAGCCCAGCAACATGCAGCACAAGGCGACAGCTTTCGAGTTGAGAAATTCAGCGCCGCGGTATTTGTACGTAAATAA
- a CDS encoding tryptophan halogenase family protein, which produces MNKAINKVVILGGGTAGWISASLLQKLIGPQLQVELIESNEIGTVGVGEATIPPIQNLNQVLGLNEAEFLRETKATIKLAIKFENWKEQGHSYYHTFGAAGKSLAFCHFHHLLKRAGQLNDDSHLWQYDLNALCAEQGKFAHIKAKDPILDLPYAYHFDAGLYAQYLRKVSEKMGVKRTEGTVVDVKQCQQSGYIEELTLKDGRKVQGDLFIDCSGFAALLIEQKLSTGYEDWSHWLRCDRAVAVASERFEHTLPYTRSIAHKGGWQWRIPLQHRNGNGLVFQSNQYSEQEAIDLLMNNLDSKPLTDPKVLKFKTGRRYQQWNKNVIAVGLSSGFLEPLESTSIHLIQSAIVRLVHLFPHAGIADTDVSEYNKQSKLEFEQIRDFIILHYHVNERNDSLFWKDMRNMQVPESLTHKIELFRQTGRLFREQNDLFHDSSWLQVMLGQGIIPQDYHPIANTLSDEMLKTNLQRIKAIKNEPIAQLPSHDQFLKNYCGM; this is translated from the coding sequence ATGAATAAAGCAATTAACAAAGTCGTCATATTAGGTGGTGGTACCGCCGGTTGGATCTCTGCCTCGCTATTGCAAAAGCTTATTGGTCCGCAATTGCAGGTTGAATTAATTGAATCAAATGAAATTGGTACAGTCGGTGTCGGTGAAGCAACCATTCCACCTATTCAAAATTTAAATCAGGTGCTTGGCCTCAATGAAGCCGAGTTTCTGCGCGAAACCAAAGCAACCATCAAACTGGCCATAAAGTTTGAAAACTGGAAAGAGCAAGGCCACAGTTATTATCACACCTTTGGCGCGGCCGGTAAGTCATTAGCATTTTGCCATTTTCATCATCTGTTAAAACGTGCTGGGCAATTAAATGACGACAGTCACCTTTGGCAATACGATTTAAACGCCTTGTGTGCCGAGCAGGGTAAATTTGCTCACATCAAAGCCAAAGATCCTATTTTAGATTTACCTTACGCCTACCATTTTGATGCTGGTTTATACGCCCAATATTTGCGTAAAGTCTCAGAAAAAATGGGCGTTAAGCGCACCGAAGGCACCGTTGTTGACGTCAAACAATGCCAACAAAGTGGCTACATTGAAGAGCTAACCTTAAAAGACGGTCGCAAAGTACAAGGCGACTTATTTATCGATTGTTCTGGCTTTGCCGCTTTATTGATTGAGCAAAAACTATCAACCGGTTATGAAGACTGGAGCCATTGGCTGCGTTGTGATCGTGCGGTGGCCGTTGCCTCAGAGCGTTTTGAACACACCTTGCCATACACGCGTTCCATCGCCCATAAAGGTGGTTGGCAATGGCGCATCCCATTACAACATCGTAATGGTAATGGTCTGGTATTTCAAAGCAATCAATACAGCGAACAAGAAGCCATCGACTTGTTGATGAATAATCTCGACAGTAAGCCTCTGACCGATCCAAAAGTATTGAAATTTAAAACCGGTCGACGTTACCAGCAATGGAATAAAAACGTCATTGCCGTTGGTCTATCCAGTGGCTTTTTAGAACCGTTAGAATCCACCAGTATTCATCTGATTCAATCGGCGATAGTGCGTTTAGTGCACCTATTCCCGCATGCTGGTATTGCCGATACCGATGTCAGCGAATACAACAAACAATCGAAGTTAGAATTTGAACAAATTCGTGATTTCATCATCCTGCATTACCATGTTAATGAGCGCAACGACAGCTTGTTCTGGAAAGACATGCGCAATATGCAAGTGCCAGAAAGCTTGACCCATAAGATTGAATTATTCCGTCAAACCGGTCGTCTGTTTCGTGAACAAAACGATTTGTTCCATGACAGCTCTTGGTTGCAGGTGATGTTAGGTCAGGGCATTATCCCTCAGGATTATCACCCAATCGCCAACACCCTTAGCGATGAGATGTTAAAAACCAACCTACAACGCATCAAGGCAATCAAAAACGAGCCGATTGCGCAATTGCCAAGCCATGATCAGTTCTTAAAAAACTATTGCGGTATGTAA
- a CDS encoding glycoside hydrolase family 97 protein — protein MMTVSKATLALTLTSLLMTSQTLAKTVAVDSPDGELRFSVSDDAAMVQYQVDFQGKTVIDASNLGMMFKDNHGLTEGFRISDSKTVAVKQDWQQPWGERKTVTDHHNELLLTLSHERDTVNEYKLRIRVFDDGVGFRYEVGKQAGLDSVAIINELTEFNLGQQAATDGTAYWIPSRGWNRYEYVYNTSSIKDVDRAHTPFTMKMANGVHISIHEAALIDYAGMSLDQRRPGTFKADLAPWSDGILVKTTTDFKTPWRTIQISDKATGLLNSDLILNLNEPNKLGDVSWVNPGKYIGIWWGMHVKENTWGSGDTHGATTSEVKRYMDFAAKYGFDGVLVEGWNVGWDGNWFFNGDVFSFTEPYPDFDIEQIKAHSKKTGVKLIGHHETSGNVTNYRNQMQDAFDLYADIGVEQVKTGYVADGGNIKRVDENGVVYKEWHDGQFMVGEYLYNIEQAAKRNISINTHEPVKDTGLRRTYPNWIAREGARGQEFNAWGSPPNPPEHTAILPFTRMLAGPMDFTPGIFDMGFNGLDKDSDRPQTTLAKQLALYVVLYSPIQMAADLPRNYQAKLDAFQFIRDVPTDWQESVALAGEIGDYVVFARQQRDGEEWFVGGLSDEQARAFTLDLDFLAKDTRYIAEIYRDGDKAHWETNPYEMVIEQKPVTSTETLTLNMAASGGFAIRFKVAQ, from the coding sequence ATGATGACTGTAAGCAAAGCGACACTGGCGTTGACGTTAACAAGCCTGTTAATGACATCGCAAACCTTAGCAAAAACCGTCGCGGTAGACTCGCCTGATGGCGAGTTACGTTTTAGCGTGTCTGATGACGCGGCTATGGTGCAGTACCAAGTCGACTTTCAAGGTAAGACGGTAATTGACGCCTCAAATTTGGGCATGATGTTTAAAGACAATCATGGCCTCACCGAAGGTTTTCGAATCAGCGACAGTAAAACCGTTGCAGTCAAACAAGACTGGCAACAGCCTTGGGGCGAGCGCAAAACGGTCACCGATCACCATAATGAATTATTGCTGACCTTGAGCCATGAGCGTGACACCGTTAATGAATATAAACTGCGAATTCGTGTGTTTGATGATGGTGTTGGCTTTCGTTATGAAGTCGGCAAGCAAGCTGGTTTAGATAGCGTCGCTATTATTAACGAATTAACGGAATTTAATTTGGGCCAACAAGCGGCGACAGACGGCACCGCATATTGGATTCCGAGTCGTGGTTGGAATCGTTACGAATACGTCTATAACACCAGCAGCATTAAGGATGTAGACCGCGCGCATACGCCGTTTACGATGAAAATGGCCAATGGTGTGCACATCAGCATCCATGAAGCCGCACTGATAGATTACGCGGGTATGTCTTTAGATCAACGTCGTCCTGGCACTTTTAAAGCCGATTTAGCACCGTGGTCAGATGGCATCTTGGTAAAAACAACAACCGACTTTAAAACCCCTTGGCGCACCATTCAGATCAGCGATAAGGCCACCGGCCTGTTAAATTCTGACTTGATTCTCAACCTTAATGAGCCAAATAAGCTTGGCGATGTCAGTTGGGTTAACCCGGGCAAATACATTGGTATTTGGTGGGGCATGCACGTTAAAGAAAATACCTGGGGCAGTGGCGACACTCATGGTGCAACCACCAGTGAAGTGAAGCGCTACATGGACTTTGCCGCTAAATATGGTTTTGATGGCGTTTTAGTTGAAGGCTGGAATGTAGGTTGGGACGGTAACTGGTTCTTTAATGGTGATGTGTTCAGCTTTACCGAGCCTTACCCTGATTTTGATATCGAGCAAATCAAAGCACACAGTAAAAAGACGGGCGTTAAACTGATTGGTCACCACGAAACCTCAGGCAATGTCACCAATTACCGCAATCAAATGCAAGATGCCTTTGATTTGTATGCCGACATCGGTGTTGAACAAGTTAAAACCGGCTATGTTGCAGACGGTGGCAACATCAAACGTGTTGATGAAAATGGTGTGGTCTATAAAGAATGGCACGATGGCCAGTTTATGGTGGGTGAATACCTCTACAACATTGAGCAAGCGGCAAAGCGTAACATCAGTATCAATACCCATGAACCGGTAAAAGATACCGGATTGCGCCGTACATACCCTAACTGGATCGCCCGTGAAGGTGCCCGAGGCCAAGAGTTTAACGCTTGGGGCAGTCCGCCAAATCCGCCTGAACATACGGCGATATTGCCATTCACTCGCATGTTAGCCGGCCCTATGGATTTCACTCCGGGTATCTTTGATATGGGCTTTAATGGCTTAGACAAAGACTCAGATCGACCACAAACCACGCTGGCTAAACAGCTGGCATTATATGTTGTATTGTATAGTCCTATTCAAATGGCGGCCGATTTACCGCGTAATTACCAAGCAAAATTAGACGCCTTTCAGTTTATTCGTGATGTGCCAACAGATTGGCAAGAGTCCGTTGCGCTGGCTGGGGAAATCGGTGATTATGTGGTGTTTGCTCGTCAACAACGCGATGGCGAAGAATGGTTTGTTGGTGGCTTGTCTGATGAACAGGCGCGAGCGTTTACCCTAGACTTAGATTTTCTTGCGAAAGACACGCGCTATATCGCTGAAATTTATCGTGATGGTGACAAGGCGCATTGGGAAACCAATCCTTATGAGATGGTTATTGAGCAAAAGCCGGTCACCAGCACAGAAACATTAACATTAAATATGGCTGCCAGTGGTGGCTTTGCGATCCGCTTTAAAGTGGCGCAGTAA
- a CDS encoding tryptophan halogenase family protein, with protein MSNDKAFDIVIVGGGTAGWMTATLMAKKWQHLPVRITLVESPDVNIIGVGEGSTPTLKRFFEIIGVAESEWMAKCNATYKVNIRFADWSPASGIDSYCHPFPAQVDSFSSRAFLVNGRTRRLGLDVETQPEKFLLNGLLAEQGKGPLTPDNFPFKIEYGYHFDSSLLGQYLRSVAESLGVRYQQCHIDQVQQQPNGNISRLCTKQGETIDGDFFVDCTGFASLLMQKTLGVKFKSFKDNLFNDSAVVMPTPITEQIPSETLSTALSAGWCWKIPLTNRFGNGYVFSSDFINQDQAETEFRRHIGMLDSEQECHHLKMRVGQVEKHWHKNVLAIGLSQGFIEPLEATALHLVQIAVEMFIIDMEKGQFTNQQQDSYNQKVSERFERVRDYIVAHYKLNTRNDSDYWRANRDNNHLSDSLLGVLKTWYNREDLAAEIERQNISPHFDSMSWNCLLAGYGAFPKLAPNQPGQGDLYHEKNIQSFVQGCALNFQSHQHNLKSISK; from the coding sequence ATGAGCAACGACAAAGCGTTTGATATTGTTATTGTTGGCGGTGGTACTGCTGGCTGGATGACAGCAACCTTGATGGCGAAAAAGTGGCAGCATCTGCCAGTACGCATTACCTTGGTCGAGTCGCCAGATGTCAACATCATCGGTGTTGGCGAAGGCTCGACACCAACCTTAAAACGCTTTTTTGAGATTATTGGCGTGGCTGAATCCGAATGGATGGCAAAATGTAACGCCACCTATAAGGTCAATATTCGTTTTGCTGACTGGAGTCCAGCGTCCGGCATCGACAGCTATTGCCACCCGTTTCCAGCACAAGTCGATAGCTTTAGCAGTCGTGCGTTTTTGGTCAATGGCCGTACCCGACGTTTAGGGCTGGATGTAGAAACGCAGCCAGAGAAGTTTTTACTTAATGGTCTGTTAGCCGAGCAAGGCAAAGGGCCATTAACACCGGACAACTTCCCATTCAAAATTGAATACGGTTACCATTTTGATTCTTCATTGCTGGGGCAGTACTTGCGCAGCGTGGCAGAGTCCCTTGGTGTACGATACCAACAATGCCATATCGATCAGGTGCAGCAACAGCCAAACGGCAACATCAGTCGTTTGTGCACTAAACAAGGCGAGACCATAGACGGCGACTTTTTTGTTGATTGCACCGGTTTTGCCTCCTTGTTGATGCAAAAAACCCTTGGCGTTAAATTTAAATCATTTAAAGACAACCTGTTTAATGATTCGGCGGTGGTCATGCCAACACCGATCACTGAGCAGATCCCAAGCGAGACGTTATCAACCGCGTTATCGGCTGGCTGGTGCTGGAAAATCCCGCTGACCAACCGCTTTGGTAATGGCTATGTATTCAGCTCTGATTTTATCAATCAAGATCAAGCCGAAACCGAGTTCCGTCGCCATATTGGCATGCTCGACAGTGAACAAGAGTGCCATCATTTAAAAATGCGAGTCGGCCAAGTCGAAAAACATTGGCATAAAAACGTGTTGGCTATCGGCTTATCACAAGGCTTTATTGAACCGCTCGAAGCAACGGCTTTGCATCTGGTGCAGATTGCCGTCGAGATGTTTATCATCGACATGGAAAAAGGCCAGTTTACCAATCAGCAGCAAGACAGTTACAACCAAAAAGTCAGCGAGCGATTTGAACGCGTGCGCGATTATATTGTCGCTCATTACAAGCTCAACACTCGCAACGACAGCGACTACTGGCGCGCCAATCGCGACAACAATCATCTTTCTGACTCTCTTCTTGGGGTGCTTAAAACCTGGTACAACCGCGAAGATTTGGCGGCAGAGATTGAGCGCCAAAATATCTCCCCTCACTTTGACAGCATGTCATGGAACTGCTTACTGGCAGGTTATGGCGCTTTCCCTAAACTGGCGCCAAACCAACCAGGCCAAGGTGATCTTTACCACGAAAAAAATATCCAAAGCTTTGTACAGGGCTGTGCTTTGAACTTTCAAAGCCATCAGCACAACCTGAAAAGTATCAGTAAATAA